A genomic window from Candidatus Methylomirabilota bacterium includes:
- a CDS encoding tetratricopeptide repeat protein — protein MAAESEGHGSMVAAVSGSDRELPRSPSARPAISARELEPDAAARAAEEAARAATRAAADATRSTGPPREPTARAVAEAARDAARVAMDAAQEARTAADETTAVAARAAKSPTPEADAAARRAADITRAAAERAREAAEEASDRPEDPVAPKEASGGLFQGLRRGSRAQAAFEQGKALYETRDYSGARARLANAVSLDPDHDDARALLGWSEYFLGHHRAAIIVFKTTLRRQPMWEGLYDGLGWSRLRLGRLHLAGQAFLSALYRNPSYVDALIGLGIARFELGRYDEALGPLGSALERLERQAADTSPELPAVRVKVAWSLYYVGRYHEALGMFEKAIQARPDWYGLYNGVGWVHLNLGQKTEARAAFEKALTLRPGYADALEGLKRTSG, from the coding sequence GTGGCCGCTGAATCCGAGGGCCATGGCAGCATGGTCGCGGCCGTCTCGGGCTCCGATCGGGAGCTGCCGCGCTCGCCCTCGGCCCGGCCCGCGATCAGCGCCCGCGAGCTCGAGCCCGACGCGGCCGCCCGGGCGGCAGAGGAGGCGGCCCGCGCGGCGACCCGCGCCGCCGCTGACGCGACCCGCTCGACAGGGCCACCCCGCGAGCCCACGGCGCGCGCGGTCGCCGAGGCGGCCCGCGACGCGGCCCGGGTCGCGATGGATGCCGCCCAGGAGGCCAGGACGGCGGCCGACGAGACGACAGCCGTCGCGGCCCGTGCGGCGAAGAGTCCTACGCCCGAAGCCGACGCGGCCGCCAGGCGCGCCGCCGACATTACCCGGGCCGCCGCCGAGCGGGCGCGCGAAGCCGCCGAGGAGGCGAGCGACCGGCCCGAGGACCCCGTGGCGCCGAAGGAAGCGTCGGGGGGGCTCTTCCAGGGATTGCGTCGTGGCAGCCGGGCTCAGGCGGCCTTCGAGCAGGGCAAGGCGCTCTACGAGACCCGTGACTACTCGGGAGCTCGCGCGCGCCTCGCGAACGCGGTGAGCCTGGACCCCGATCACGACGACGCCCGGGCCCTGCTCGGCTGGTCCGAGTACTTCCTGGGACACCACCGCGCGGCGATCATCGTCTTCAAGACGACGCTGCGCCGCCAGCCGATGTGGGAGGGCCTGTACGACGGCCTCGGGTGGAGCCGTCTGCGCCTCGGTCGGCTCCATCTCGCCGGCCAGGCGTTCCTCAGCGCGCTTTACCGGAATCCGAGCTACGTCGACGCGCTCATCGGTCTCGGCATCGCCCGGTTCGAGCTCGGCCGATACGACGAGGCCCTCGGACCGCTCGGCAGCGCGCTGGAGCGCCTCGAGCGCCAGGCGGCGGACACCTCTCCGGAGCTCCCTGCCGTCCGCGTCAAGGTCGCGTGGAGTCTCTATTACGTGGGGCGCTACCACGAGGCGCTCGGCATGTTCGAGAAGGCCATTCAGGCCCGGCCCGACTGGTACGGGCTCTACAACGGCGTCGGGTGGGTCCACCTGAACCTCGGACAGAAGACGGAGGCGCGCGCGGCGTTCGAAAAGGCGCTCACGCTGCGGCCCGGCTATGCCGACGCGCTCGAAGGACTGAAGCGGACGAGCGGCTGA